The following is a genomic window from Sporosarcina jeotgali.
CCCCTTCGTATTCTTCGCCATATAATGAATATCGACTGAACTGTTCCCAATCGAGTCGGCTTTTACATACACATCAATCGATTCGTCAAAAAACACCTGCTTCATATAATCACACTGCAAATCCGCCACAACCGGAATCCGCTCTCCCTTAGGATCCAGCCAATCATTCATCAAGCCTAAGCTTTTCAAATAATCAATCCGTGCCTGCTCAAAATACGCAAACGTCACGGTATTATTCAAATGCCCAAACATATCGGTCTCCGAAAATCGAACTCGCATAGGCGCTGAAAATCGAAACCCGGCTTCCCACTCTTCAAAATTCTCAATATAACTCTGCTTCATTCTATTCTCCCCCAGTTCAATAAGTGAATCATCATTCATTCTTTGATTATATCAAACAACTCAGACAATAAGTAGCGAAACCCTGCAAGGGATTTTTAGAGTTCATTCCAACAAAAAAAGCCCGGAAAATCAGCTCTCGCTGAATTTCCAGGCAGTTTTCTAGCAGACATCAGTCTACCATATGGTCACTTCCGAAGAAGTTCTTAAACATCTGTACAGTTGTCGCACGGTTCATCGCCGCAATTGACGTCGTCAAAGGAATTCCTTTTGGACACGCAACTACACAGTTCTGTGAGTTGCCGCACTCTGCAATTCCTCCATCCGTCATCAATGCTGCCAAGCGCTCGTCCTTGTTCTGTGCACCCGTTGGATGGGTATTGAACAAACGAACTTGTGAAAGCGCGAATGGTCCCATGAAGTTCGTGCTGTCGTTCACATTCGGGCATGCCTCAAGACATACACCGCAAGTCATACATTTTGAAAGTTCATATGCCCACTGGCGCTTACGCTCAGGCATACGCGGACCTTCACCAAGATCATACGTACCATCGATTGGAATCCATGCTTTGATTTTCTTAAGAGAATCGAACATGCCTTCACGATCGACAACCAAGTCACGAACGACTGGGAATGTACGCATCGGCTCTAATTTAATAGGCTGTGTCAACTGATCAACCAGCGCAGTACATGACTGGCGCGGACGTCCATTGATAACCATTGAACATGCTCCGCAAACTTCTTCCAGACAGTTCATGTCCCAGTTAATCGGCGTAGTCTTTTCACCATTTTTATTCACTGGGTTCCGTCGGATTTCCATGAGTGCAGAAATGACGTTCATGTTGGGCTTATATGGGATTTCGAAAGATTCCATGTACGGTGCAGATTCAGGTGTATCTTGCCGCTGGATATCGAATAGAATTGTTTTACCTGGTGCTGTTTGTTCTTGTACAGCAGTTTGTTGTTCGCTCACTTCTGTCAGTCTCCTTTCGATAGGGAATTATCGACTTACGATTTAGAATAATCGCGTTTACGAGGTGGAATCAAAGAAATGTCTACATCTTCATACGTTAAGATTGGTGCAGATTCTCCGTCGAACGTCGCAATTGTCGTTTTCAAGAAGTTTTCATCATCACGTTCTGGGAAATCAGGCTTGTAGTGCGCACCGCGGCTCTCGTTACGGTTAAGCGCACCGAGCGTAATCACGCGAGCTAGATACAACATGTTCTTTAACTGACGAGTAAATGTCGCACCTTGGTTTGACCACTGTTGCGTATCCGTCATATCGATGTTTTCCCAACGCTCAAGCAATTCAAGGATCTTTTTATCTGTCGCTTCCAACTTATCGTTGTAACGAACAACCGTTACGTTCTCAGTCATGAGTTCACCAAGTTCGCGGTGAATTACATACGCGTTCTCAGTACCCTTCATGTTAAGAATTGCATCCCACTTCTCTTGCTCTTCTTTCACAGCGTCGTCAAATATTTTAGAAGGCATGTCATCTGCAGAGTGCTTCAGACCCTTCATATACTTAACGGCTTCTGGTCCAGCAAGCATTCCGCCATAGATCGCAGAAAGCAATGAGTTCGCGCCTAGACGGTTACCGCCGTGTTGCGAGTAATCACATTCACCAGCAGCAAACAATCCTGGGATTGAAGTATGCTGTTCGTAATCGACCCATAGTCCGCCCATTGAATAGTGAACTGCCGGGAAGATTTTCATCGGAACTTTACGTGGGTCATCCCCAGTAAACTTCTCATAAATCTCAATGATTCCGCCAAGCTTAACATCAAGCTCATGTGGATCTTTGTGGGACAAGTCCAGATAAACCATGTTTTCACCGTTGATACCAAGGCGCTGGTTCACACACACGTCAAAGATTTCACGCGTTGCAACATCACGCGGCACAAGGTTACCGTAAGCTGGATATTTTTCCTCTAGGAAGTACCAAGGCTTACCGTCTTTATAAGTCCAAATCCGGCCGCCTTCACCACGGGCAGATTCACTCATAAGACGAAGTTTGTCGTCTCCAGGAATTGCTGTCGGGTGAATCTGGATGAATTCGCCGTTTGCATATTTCGCACCTTGTTGATAAACGATAGATGCCGCTGAACCTGTATTGATCACAGAGTTTGTTGACTTACCAAAGATGATTCCTGGTCCGCCTGTTGCCATAATGACAGCGTCGCCAGGGAAAGCTTTGATTTCCATCGTTCTAAGGTTTTGTGCTTTAATACCGCGGCAAACCCCTTCGTCATCTATAATAACGCCAAGGAATTCCCAGTGTTCGTATTTCTGAACGAGACCTGCAACCTCTTGCGCACGAACTTGCTCGTCCAATGCGTAAAGGAGCTGCTGCCCAGTAGTTGCACCTGCATAAGCGGTACGGTGGTGCATTGTTCCGCCAAAACGACGGAAGTCAAGAAGACCTTCTGGTGTACGGTTGAACATAACACCCATCCGGTCGAGTAAGTGGATAATACCAGGAGCCGCATCTGCCATCGCTTTAACTGGTGGCTGGTTCGCTAGGAAGTCGCCTCCGTAAATCGTATCGTCAAAGTGGATCCATGGTGAATCTCCTTCACCCTTCGTGTTCACGGCGCCGTTAATACCGCCTTGCGCACAAACGGAGTGAGAACGCTTTACAGGAACGAGGGAAAACAAGTCTACTCCTACGCCTTCTTCTGATGCTTTGATGGTCGCCATGAGGCCGGCTAGACCGCCGCCAACGACAATCACTCTACCTTTTGACATTATTGTTTCACTCCTCAAAGTTTACATAATAACGTATTATTTCTTATGCGAATGCGAATAGTGCGCGCATTCCAATTACAGAAAGTACTACGAAGATAATAAGCGTTACCCAAGTAACGATTTTTTGTGAGCGTGGTGATTGTGCCAATCCCCAAGTAACTAGGAATGACCAAACGCCGTTCGCCAAGTGGAATGTAGCCGCAAGAATACCAAGTGCGTAGAAGACGATCATGAATGGATTAGAGAAAATATCCGCCATCATGTCAAAGTTGACTTCTGCACCGAATAATTTTTGGATACGTGTTTCATAAATGTGCCATGCAATGAAGATGACAAGGAATACACCTGTTATGCGCTGCAACATGAACATCCAGTTACGGAATGTTCCATATCGTTGCACGTTGTTTTTCGAAGTAAATGCTAAATACACTCCGTAAAACGCGTGGAACATGAGCGGTATGTAGATGACGAACCATTCCAGGAAATAAATGAACGGCAGGTTTTCAATGAAATGCGCCGCAGTGTTAAATGATTCAGCACCTCTTGTTGCAAAATGGTTAATGATCAAGTGTTGCGTCACGAACAAACCAATCGGAATAATTCCAAGCAATGAATGCAAGCGGCGCCAGTAAAACTCTGATTCTCTCACCAAGTGATTTACCCTCCCTTATTTATGAGCCGGATGTCTGATTCTGCCTGATAAAACCCCAAGCGAATGTTTGACGGTCCGTCTCTTCATGTTACAATATAATAACATGTACATTGTACTCCTCCATATTGGGAAGGTCAAGGTGACTTACTTGTCTGATTGACCTTTAGTTGCAAATCTTACGACATACCATTTAGAGGGAATTTGATAGATATGAAAGGGATGCTCGCGTTTTGGCACACGAAACAACTGGAGAGCCGACACGATTCGGCTACGAACTACTGAGAGACCATGTAATTCCCGGCATTCTCGGAAAACATGAAGATGACATTTTGTATTGGGCCGGAAAAGAGATTGCCCGGAAGTTCCCTGTCTTTTCCACAGATGAAATTCCTGATTTTTTTAACGAAGCCGGCTGGGGCGAGTTGAGTTTAGCAAGTTCAGGCAAGGAAGAAGCAGATTATCAATTATCAGAACGGATCATTTCTCCTGCCACCAAGGATTCCTACCACTTAGAATCCGGCTTCATTGCCGAGCAATATCAAATTGCGAATGGCTGCTTAACGGAATGTTACGGTTCACGAGATGAAAAAACGGGACAAATTGTCTTGCAGGTACGCTGGGATGAAACCTTTAAAATTGAAAAGAAATAACTGACTGGAGAATGAGCAATGGCTCATTCTTCAGTTTTTTTGTGCGGATCAGTCTTTATGAGATGCGTGCGATGCGATTAGGTCTTCTTTGAAATTGAATTGCTTCGCATGGCGAAGCTCACATTATAAGGTCTTGATTTTGATTGGTTAAGGTCACTTTTTCGCGAGTTGAGATTGGAATTCACCTAGAGTCTCGCCGCGGGATATGGGCTGTGTGTGGTTATGATCGCTTTCCCGGGGGTTATGGTTCTTACGCGAAAACGGGGAGTATCCCTCTAACCTATTACGTCTTAAATGATTACTTTTTGAAAATAATTACAGGTGATACAATACTCTCTTTTCCAAGACCCTAAAGCTTGCTCGACCATACATTAACCGCTTAAGTGTCTTTAACCGATTGACATTTCCCTCTGTCGGACCATTGCTCCAATGCAAACGTATCCCAAGCAGAATGGCATCTAAATCATTTTTCACTCCTTGGAAAAACGATTGGATAGATTTATTTTCAAAACCCTTATGATTTTCTATCCATTGTGGCAATTGGTCAGCTGCTTTTTCTTTGATCAATGATCGAAATGAATGAATCAATTTACTTAATTCTTTTATTTGAGGAAATGTAGACAAAAAATCTGGATAGAAGCTTTGTAGTTCTTCAAGAACGTCTTCATTATCAGGATTCCATAATAACCGTAAGGTCTTTTGCCGAAAAGACAGACCCGGGGTTTCCAAGTTAGCAGAGCGATTACGTGCGCTTGTAATCATTCCAGTCAATGTATCCAGGGATCCAGTATATCCTTGAGATCGGCATGTCTCCTCAATTTGGTCGGAACTCATTTTATCTTTCACCAGTGAAGAAACCAAGGGATATTAGGCGGTATCGGGCGAAGCACGTTCCTCATAAGGAGACACTGTCTGATTTAAGTCGGAGTAGACAGTGTTCCTTACAACACCGAGTTTCCGTGCGATCGTTGCGACACGATATCCCTCTGAAAATAACTGCTGGGATTGTTGAATACGCTGCCATCTTTCTTCAGACCGGTTCCATGGAACCGAATCAGATTCTTGAGCTAAAGTCGTTTCAACTTTTTTATCCACGGTTATAGAAGATGCGTTCCACTTCCTAGGGATACACGAATAAATGGCTTTTTTTGACGCTTCGAACAGCTGATGAAGTACATGCCAGCGATCAGCCACCTGCTGAATAGTAGGCGAAGCATCATGAACTGCCTTGGCATACCCTCTTGATCCGTCCCGAGTAATAAGACAGATTTCCGGATGGCCTAAAAGCCACTTCGTGACTTCCGCTGAATCTCGTGTCGGTATCAACCCTAGCGGCTTGTTTGTCTCCAAATCAATAAAAATCGTTCCATAAGATAGACGCTTCTTGAACGCGAAGTCATCAATTCCTACAAAAGGGAGAGCCCTCAGGGTTCTCTGGGGTAAATGATTTGTTTTTTATGGATCGTAAAATCGTGTCATGACTGACTGGAATGTGAAGAGAGCGGCAGATCTTTTCCGCAGCTAGGCAACTCGTCGAAAAACCAATAGTCTCAATTACTCTTTCTAATCGTTCTGTTCTTCTGTGATAAGGTTGTAGCCATGGGATTCGCTCAGTGAAAACCCGTGCGTTACACTCGGTATTTTCGCAGAACCATTTACTTGTAATCACCTGAATTTCGACCGGAGTATCCGCATTAGCTAAATCTTTCACCAATCGAGTGTATCGGCTATGGCGACGATGGGAAGTTGCCTGGCACTTTGGGCATTTGGAAGAACTAGAACGAAGTTCAATAATAAGAAAAATCACATCATCTGTCTGTTTGAAATACAAGAGTTGATCTTTTTCTATGAACGGAAGTGTTAAATTCGTTAGCAATTCCATAGGGAGCCACCCTTTCGTTTTTTCTAAAACTATACCCAGAAAATGACGAAATGAAGCCTCCCCAAACCACCGTAAGAACCGGGGTTATGATCATATTTACTGGGTTATGAGCGTTTTTTTGTGGGTATGATCACTTTTCCCGGGTTATGATCACCTTTTGTGATTTATGAGCGCAATGTTGTGGTTATGATCACTTTGCTGACTTTTATGAGCACTCCTCCTTCAATACGCAGCGGAGGGAGGAATAGCGAATTCATTTCAACTAAAAATTCGCCATTCACGTTTCTTCTTGATCACTAATTGCTTCGCATGGCGAAGCTCACATTATAAGGTCTTGATTTTGATTGGTTAAGGTCACTTTTTCGCGAGTTGAGATTGGAATTCACCTAGAGTCTCGCCGCGGGATATGGGCTGTGTGTGGTTATGATCGCTTTCCCGGGGGTTATGATCATATTTACTGGGTTATGAGCGTTTTTTTGTGGGTATGATCACTTTGCTGACTTTTATGAGCACATACCTGGTTTTTAGAAACAGCTCCTATGCGGCACTATTATAATAGAAACAACTCTGTCCATATCATGGAAAAAACGGACCAGTGGCCCGTTTTTTTAGTCGCTTGCCGGCTCGGCAGGCTTATTCTTTTCAGCGAAATATTCAGCAACCGATTCAGCAACAGCTGCAGGGAGTCCGGCTTCTATCAGCTGCTCTTTTGATGCAACTTTAATTTTCTTTACTGAGCCAAAGTGCTTCAGCAATTTCTGCTTTCGCTTCGGTCCAACTCCAGGTAGCCCGTCAAGCGCAGATACAAGCGATCCTGTATCGCGGCGCTGCCTGTGGAATGTGATGGCAAAACGGTGGACTTCATCCTGGATTCGCTGCAGTAAATAGAATGCCTCACTTGAACGCTTCAGCGGAATGAGTTCAGGAGGAGATCCATACAACAATTGTGCAGTTTGGTGCTTGTCGTCTTTCGCGAGGCCGGCAATCGGAATGGAAAGTCCCAATTCATCCTCAACTACTTCCCTTGCAATCCCCATCTGCCCTTTTCCGCCATCTATGACAATCAAATCGGGCAATGGCAAATTGTCTTTCAGCACACGCGTATAACGCCGGCGTATGACTTCTCGCATAGCACCGTAATCGTCATGCGCAGCTGCGGTTTTTGTCTTGTATTTGCGGTAATCTTTTCGATTCGGCTTTCCATCGACGAAAGAGACCATTGCTGAAACCGGCTCTACTCCGTGTGTGTGAGAGTTATCAAACGCTTCGATGCGCAGCGGAATTGAAATGTTCATGGCATCACTCAACTCTTCACAAGCTCCAATCGTGCGTTCTTCTTGCCGGTCGATCAGCTGGAACTTTTGCTTCAACGAAATGGAGGCATTCTTATTAGCCAGCTGCACCAAATCTTTTTTCTTCCCGCGCTGCGGAATGTAGACATGGATATCCAGCAATTGCTCAACGATTTCCTGATCAATTCCAGGAGGCAACAACACTTCGCTCGGTTTAATATGCGATAGCTTGCTATAAAACTGCCCGATGAATGTCAGCAATTCTTCTTCTGGATCTCGGTACACCGGAAATAGCGAAACATCTCGCTCTATCAGCTTTCCTTGGCGTACGAAAAATACTTGAACGCACATCCAGCCTTTTTCAACAGCATAGCCAAAAATATCTCGATCCTTAAAATCATGCATCGTCATCGTCTGTTTTTCCATAACGGTTTCAATGTTTGAAATTTGATCGCGATATTCTGTTGCTCGTTCAAACTCAAGACTTTCAGCAGCATCATTCATCTTTTGAGTGAGCTCTTTTTTCATGCTCTTATAGCCGCCATTCAAGAAACGGGCGATATCATCGGTCATTTCTTTGTAGGTCTCTTTAGATACATCATACACACAGGGTGCCAGACATTGACCCAGATGATAGTACAGACAAACCCGATCTGGAAGTGTATGGCACTTGCGATATGGATACAACCGGTCTAACAGTTTCTTCGTTTCTGTTGCTGCCGTCACGTTCGGATAGGGGCCGAAATAGCGGCCTTTATCTTTCTTTACAATACGGGTAACGATTAGTTTAGGATGACGTTCCGCTGTCAGCTTCAAATACGGATACGTTTTATCATCTTTCAGCATGATGTTGTATTTAGGATCGTATTGTTTGATTAAATTCAGCTCAAGAATCAGCGCCTCAATGTCAGACGATGTAATAATCGTTTCAAAGTCTTCAATTTCAGTCACAAGCCGTTGTGTTTTCGCATCATGGGAGCCCGTGAAATAACTGCGGACGCGATTTTTTAAAACTTTTGCTTTACCCACATAAATCACAGTCCCCTGCCGGTCTTTCATCATATAACAGCCCGGCATATCAGGAAGAATCGCGAGCTTATTTTGGATTAATTCATTCATCTTAAATCACCTGCCAAAAAAACCGGGTTCCTCTAGAAAAGGGACCCGGTTCAGGATAGTAAACTTATGCGTGCTGCTCAACCAATTTAGCGAGCTCTTCTTTCGGACGGAAGCCAACCACTTTATCAACAGTCTCGCCGTTTTTCATAACGAGCAATGTTGGGATTGACATGATTCCGAATTTGCTTGCTGTTTCTTGGTTATCGTCTACGTTTACTTTAACGATTTTTGCTTTCCCTTCGATTTCGCCATCCAATTCTTCTAGAACTGGAGCAATCATTTTACAAGGTCCGCACCACGGTGCCCAAAAATCAACAAGTACTACACCATCATTAGTTTTTTCTGTGAAATCTGCATCTGTTGCATTTAAAATAGCCATTGGGTAAGTCCTCCTTTATAGGTAACAACTATGAAGTCATTATAGCATGCAGCTTTTGAACAGGCGAAATATCTGCCTACTCCTGCTGCTGCGCTACTTCACTTCAGATAGGTAAGAGCAGAAGTGACTTCTTCACTTCTGCTCTTATTGTCAGTACCCTATTTCATACTCTGATTAAACAGCAGGTGAACCTTTTAGTTTCTTAACTTCTTCAATCATCATTGGAACGACTTCAAATAGGTCGCCTACGATTCCGTAGTCCGCTACTTTGAAGATGTTCGCTTCAGGATCTTTGTTAATCGCAACGATAACTTTTGAGTTCGACATACCAGCCATGTGCTGGATTGCGCCTGAGATTCCGACAGCAATGTACAAATCAGGTGTTACAACTTTGCCTGTTTGTCCGATTTGCAGTGAGTAATCACAGTAATCCGCGTCACATGCACCGCGTGAAGCTCCAACAGCTCCGCCAAGTAAGTGTGCAAGCTCGTCAAGCGGTTTGAATCCGTCTTCACTCTTCACGCCGCGGCCGCCAGCGATAATTACTTTCGCTTCTGACAAATCTACACCTTCCGTAGATTTACGAACAACGTTTGCAATAACAGAACGAAGATTTGTAATATCGACCGTTAATGATGAAACGTCGCCTGTGCGGCTTTCATCTTTTGCAAGCGGTTCGATGTTGTTCGGACGGATCGTAATGAATAGAAGTCCGCCTTTGCTTTGAACTTTTTCAAATGCTTTTCCTGAATAGATCGGGCGGATGAATTCAGCTGCATCGCCTTCTCCTTCAATCTTAGTTACATCCGAGATAAGACCAGAGCTTAATTTACTTGCCAGTTTTGGAGAAAGGTCTTTCCCCATTGCCGTATGGCCCAATACAATTGCGTCTGGCTTTTCTTGCTCATAGACTGCCATGAACGCTTGACTGTAGCCGTCAGACGTATATTGCTTCAAGTGCGGGTGTTCAACTGTAACAACGCGATCTGCCCCGTATTGAACCATTTCTTGAGCTAAATTTTCAACAGAGTCCCCAAGGAGAACAGCGGTAACTGTTCCGCCTCCTGAAATTGTTTTTGCTGCAGCAATCGTTTCAAATGAGACGTTGCGCAGTTCGCCTTCACGAGCTTCGCCAAGTACTAATACATTTTTAGACATATAGAGTCCCTCCTAGAACGGTTTAAGTTGCCGGTATTATATGACTTTCGCTTCTTTGTTCAATAAGTTTACCAATTCGCTTACCTGATCCGAGATATCGCCTTCAAGAACTCGTCCAGCTGCCTTTTCAGGCGGCATGAAGATGTCTACTGTTTTTGTTTTCGCTTCAACATCGTCTTCATCAAGATCCAGATCATCCAATTCCAATTCTTCAAGAGGCTTTTTCTTCGCCTTCATGATTCCTGGAAGAGATGGGTAACGCGGCTCGTTCAATCCTTGTTGAGCTGTTACGAGCAGCGGCAATGATGTTTCGATTGTTTCAGAGTCTCCTTCAACGTCACGGACAAGTGTTGCGGATGTCCCGTCGATTTTCAACTCAGTAATTGTTGTGACATAGTTAATGCCGAGAAGTTCAGCGACACGCGGTCCGACTTGACCAGAACCGCCGTCAATCGCCACGTTTCCTGCGATAATCAAATCCGCATCTTTGTCTTTTAAGTATTCAGAGATAATTTTAGCTGCTGAGAATTCATCCATCTCATCCAGATCATCCTCCGTGTTGATCAATACCGCTTTGTCTGCGCCCATAGCAAGTGCAGTACGGAGCTGCTTTTCAGCGTCTTCTCCTCCAATTGAAAGGACTGTTACTTCACCGCCGTGTTCGTCACGGACTTGAATCGCTTCTTCAACAGCATACTCGTCGTATGGGTTGATGATGAACTCCGCGCCATCCTCCTGGATCGCACCGTTCTTTACAACAATCTTTTCCTCTGTGTCAAATGTACGTTTTACTAAAGCATAAATGTTCATACTGCAGACCTCCTTGACGTATTATCGTCCATTAAATTTAGGTTCACGTTTTTCTATGAATGCTTGAATGCCTTCTTTGGCATCTTCTGATACAAATACTTCGCCAAACGAATTTGCTTCTGCCTCGACGCCCTTATGATAGGAATCGTCTTTGGTGAATTGAAGCATAGCCAATGCAGCTTTCATTGCTACAGGACTTTTCTTAGCTATTTTGTGTGCAATTGCCATCGTTTCGGATAGCAGCACGTCTTCAGCAAAGACGCGGTTCGCGAGTCCCCATTTCACAGCTTCCAGTCCCGTAATCGGATCGCTCGTCAGCAGCATTTCAGCTGCTTTCGCTTTCCCAACGTACCCTGGAAGTCTTTGTGTTCCAGCGAAGCCGGGAATCAGGCCAAGCTGCAACTCTGGTAGACCGAGTTTTGCGTTTTCAGTGACAAAACGCATGTGACAAGCCATTGCAAGTTCGAGTCCTCCACCCAATGCTGCGCCGTGAATCGCTGCGATCACCGGTTTGTGGTAGGTTTCTAACTGGTCGAAGATGCGTTGACCGTCTGCTGACAGTTTTGAGAACTCCGCTCCTGAAGTGACCGTTGTAAATTCTTTAATGTCGGCTCCCGCAGAGAAGAACTTCCCTTCTCCGTGCAAGACGATGACTCGTACTTCGTCAATGTCTTTCAGTTGTTCTAGCAAGTCGCCAACTTCTAGAATGAGCGCTCTTGAGAGTGCGTTTGCAGGGGGACGGTTGATTGTTGCGACGGCGACCCCTTGGTCAATTGAGACTTTCAAAAAATCCATGTCATCCCATCCTTTTTCAGTACGGTTTGCTGTGATGATTTTTAAAATGGAAGCGCCTTCAATGATAGCATACTAGTTTATTAAAAATAAAGACTTACCACTTTGTTGCGACAATTTGGTGTAAATATAGATGTTTAACTAGGTTGATTTCCACTCCAGATGGACGCGGGCCTACAGGATGTAGGTCACACAACCGTTGCGGCACGATGCCGCGAACTTAGGTTGTTTCCATTTGCATCCCTCCGGAGACGCCATCTTCCGTTACAATCAACGGATTCATATTAGCAAAACAATAATTTTCAATCTTGAAGTTAAACCAGTTACCCTTTCATTCCAGATAGCAGCAGTTTGTGCACTCTTGGAGCCAGTTCAACCAAATCATATTTCTGGTCGTTCATGACCCAGGAGGTTGTGGTTTCGTCGATTGTGCCGAAGACCATTTGTCTTGCGAGCCGGATGTCCAGGTCCGCCGGGAATTCACCGCTGTCGATTCCTTCTCTCAGCAAAGCATCCAGCAAAGTAAGATATTCTTTTAATACCTCGTTAATGCGAAAACGCAGTTCTTTACTGGATTGGCGCAGCTCCAGCTGGGTGACAATCGCTAAGTTGCGATCATCGTGAAGCACTTTAAAATGATTTTCGATCATTTTATAAAGCTTATCGGACGCGGGTAAATCCATTTCCAATATTTCTTTTACGTAGTCTGCAAAAACAGCCATCTTCTCCTGGAATACCGAAATGAGGATGTCTTCTTTGTTTTTGAAGTACAAGTAAATGGTTCCGTCTGCGACGCCTGCTTCTTTTGCGATTTTAGATACTTGTGCTTGGTGGTAGCCATTCTGCGCGATTATCGACACAGCGGCATCCACGATTTTTTTATACTTCGGTTTTTCACGCTTCAGTTTCTCTCACCACCATAAAAAAGAAAATATGAATGATGGTTCATTCATATTTTCATATTAATAGCTATTCAGTTTTTAGTCAAGTATTTTGTCAGGAAGTAAGCTGCTCCTGCTGGTTTTGTTCTGCTTTCTTTTTCTCTTCATCTACCAGAGCTCTTCGCAAAATTTTCCCCACAGCCGTTTTAGGAAGCTCATCTCTGAATTCATAGATACGCGGAATTTTAAATGACGCGATATTTGCCCTGCAATACGTATCCAATTCTTCTTCGGTCAATGAATACCCTTCTTTTAAGACAATATACGCTTTTACAGTCTCCCCTCGATAGGGATCTGGGACACCGGCGACGACACATTCTTGAATGGCTTCATTTTCATACAGCACTTCTTCAATTTCACGCGGTGAAATGTTGAATCCGCTTGCGATAATCATATCTTTTTTACGGTCCACCACATAGAAAAATCCGTCTTCATCCATATAGCCGAGGTCCCCTGTTAAGAACCAGCCTTCGCGGAAGGTTTCCTGTGTTTCTTCAGGACGATTCCAGTACCCTGTCATCACTTGAGGTCCTTTAATCGCAATCTCACCCACTTCTCCGGGTTTCATAGGCTCCGCTGAATCTGGAGGCAAGATAGCTGCATCTGTGTTTGGCCACGGAACACCAATTGAACCGCGCTTCCGCTGTCCTTCCCACACAAAGTTTGCAATTGCTACTGGAGACGTTTCCGTTAACCCGTATCCTTCAACGAGTTTGCCTCCAGTCACTTTTTCGAACTTCTCTTGGACGTCCACAGGAAGAGCTGCCGAACCGCTCAAGCATGCTTTAATGGACGACAAATCATACTTCGCAACATCTGGATGGTTGAGTAAGCCAATATAGATTGTCGGCGCTCCAGGGAATAAGGTTGGCTTCTGTTTATCGATTTCTTTCAACGCTGTCTTGAAATCAAATTTCGGGATCAATACCATTTTGTTGCCGCACATGACGGAGAATATTAAGACCGTCGTCATGCCGTATACATGGAAGAACGGTAAGATTCCCATGGCAACTTCTTCGCCTTCTTTGGATTTGTACAGCCACGCGTTACACATTTCCGCATTCGCAATCAGATTCTTATGCGTGAGCATAACACCTTTCGGAGGCCCAGTCGTGCCGCCTGTGTATTGAAGCAA
Proteins encoded in this region:
- the trxA gene encoding thioredoxin, coding for MAILNATDADFTEKTNDGVVLVDFWAPWCGPCKMIAPVLEELDGEIEGKAKIVKVNVDDNQETASKFGIMSIPTLLVMKNGETVDKVVGFRPKEELAKLVEQHA
- a CDS encoding transposase family protein, translating into MELLTNLTLPFIEKDQLLYFKQTDDVIFLIIELRSSSSKCPKCQATSHRRHSRYTRLVKDLANADTPVEIQVITSKWFCENTECNARVFTERIPWLQPYHRRTERLERVIETIGFSTSCLAAEKICRSLHIPVSHDTILRSIKNKSFTPENPEGSPFCRN
- the uvrC gene encoding excinuclease ABC subunit UvrC, translated to MNELIQNKLAILPDMPGCYMMKDRQGTVIYVGKAKVLKNRVRSYFTGSHDAKTQRLVTEIEDFETIITSSDIEALILELNLIKQYDPKYNIMLKDDKTYPYLKLTAERHPKLIVTRIVKKDKGRYFGPYPNVTAATETKKLLDRLYPYRKCHTLPDRVCLYYHLGQCLAPCVYDVSKETYKEMTDDIARFLNGGYKSMKKELTQKMNDAAESLEFERATEYRDQISNIETVMEKQTMTMHDFKDRDIFGYAVEKGWMCVQVFFVRQGKLIERDVSLFPVYRDPEEELLTFIGQFYSKLSHIKPSEVLLPPGIDQEIVEQLLDIHVYIPQRGKKKDLVQLANKNASISLKQKFQLIDRQEERTIGACEELSDAMNISIPLRIEAFDNSHTHGVEPVSAMVSFVDGKPNRKDYRKYKTKTAAAHDDYGAMREVIRRRYTRVLKDNLPLPDLIVIDGGKGQMGIAREVVEDELGLSIPIAGLAKDDKHQTAQLLYGSPPELIPLKRSSEAFYLLQRIQDEVHRFAITFHRQRRDTGSLVSALDGLPGVGPKRKQKLLKHFGSVKKIKVASKEQLIEAGLPAAVAESVAEYFAEKNKPAEPASD
- a CDS encoding electron transfer flavoprotein subunit beta/FixA family protein; the protein is MNIYALVKRTFDTEEKIVVKNGAIQEDGAEFIINPYDEYAVEEAIQVRDEHGGEVTVLSIGGEDAEKQLRTALAMGADKAVLINTEDDLDEMDEFSAAKIISEYLKDKDADLIIAGNVAIDGGSGQVGPRVAELLGINYVTTITELKIDGTSATLVRDVEGDSETIETSLPLLVTAQQGLNEPRYPSLPGIMKAKKKPLEELELDDLDLDEDDVEAKTKTVDIFMPPEKAAGRVLEGDISDQVSELVNLLNKEAKVI
- a CDS encoding enoyl-CoA hydratase, translated to MDFLKVSIDQGVAVATINRPPANALSRALILEVGDLLEQLKDIDEVRVIVLHGEGKFFSAGADIKEFTTVTSGAEFSKLSADGQRIFDQLETYHKPVIAAIHGAALGGGLELAMACHMRFVTENAKLGLPELQLGLIPGFAGTQRLPGYVGKAKAAEMLLTSDPITGLEAVKWGLANRVFAEDVLLSETMAIAHKIAKKSPVAMKAALAMLQFTKDDSYHKGVEAEANSFGEVFVSEDAKEGIQAFIEKREPKFNGR
- a CDS encoding electron transfer flavoprotein subunit alpha/FixB family protein yields the protein MSKNVLVLGEAREGELRNVSFETIAAAKTISGGGTVTAVLLGDSVENLAQEMVQYGADRVVTVEHPHLKQYTSDGYSQAFMAVYEQEKPDAIVLGHTAMGKDLSPKLASKLSSGLISDVTKIEGEGDAAEFIRPIYSGKAFEKVQSKGGLLFITIRPNNIEPLAKDESRTGDVSSLTVDITNLRSVIANVVRKSTEGVDLSEAKVIIAGGRGVKSEDGFKPLDELAHLLGGAVGASRGACDADYCDYSLQIGQTGKVVTPDLYIAVGISGAIQHMAGMSNSKVIVAINKDPEANIFKVADYGIVGDLFEVVPMMIEEVKKLKGSPAV